AAAAAGCTCTTTTAAATCGGCCAAATTTAAATTGTTGACCCGGCAGGTTTTATAGACGACCGGGCACATCCCGGTGTTGGTGAGCGAATCATGAATGTAGTGAATTATGTGCCAATGGTCGTCGGTCAGGCCGCCCTCGACACCACACCCGGCCGCCATGCCCTCGGCGAAATCCTCATCCCAGGTCTTGAAATCGGCCAGAAAGCCGTCGTCATCGACTTTGTATTCTTTGTCTTTATACTTAAATGTAGCCATAGCAACTCCCATCCTTGACTTTATATATATTTCAAAAAGCCAAACGCTTTACCTTTTCAGTTATAGAAAGATAATTAATTCCGGTCGGTTTGGCAAGGTTTGGGGGGGAGTAAAAAGTGGGACTATTAAACATTCAGGTCGCCAAATAATGTGTTTTGACCAAAAGATGTCATCTTGCTCTTTAATAAGATTACTCCTGCGTCAAAGTAAAATTCAAATAGCATTGACTTTTTTGATAAAATCCATTTTCTATAAAAGGTAAAATGAGGTGATTACGGATTAGCTTTTTCTAATATTTATATTGACTTGTGGTAGAAAGATAAATAAATTTAAAAGAGTTCGGCATCTTGATTTGCAATTTAGATAAAAACATGAATATGGATTTGTATGTGTTAGTTGATGTAGTTGTACTGTTATAGTATGGACAATAGGCAACAATATTAGATATATGAAAAGTAGATTTTTAGTATCCATAAATCCCGAATTACTTCGCTGGGCGAGAGAATCTATTGGCCTTAGTCAAAGTGAGGCAGCCCAAAAAATAAATAGAATTTCCGTAGGGAAATTGGCGTCATGGGAAAAGGGCGAATCATCCCCATCAATAATCCAGCTTCGTAAAATTTCAGATGTTTACAAAAGACCACTTGCAGCATTTTATCTACAAAGCCCGCCAAAGGACTTTCGTATAATTCAAGACTATAGATTATCACCCTTTAAAACAAATATTGAGGCTTCACCTGAATTGTTGTTATCCACGCGTAATGCTGAGTTAAAGAGAGAAGAGGCAATAGAGATTGCAGAAGTCTTGGGTAATAAAATTCAGATATTTAATAAAACTACGACAATGGAGTCAGATATTGATAATTTGGCAAATGAAATTAGGAAATATCTAAATATTGATATTGAGATTCAGAAAAAATGGCGAAACAGCTACATTGCATTTAAGAATTGGAAAAATGTATTGGAGAGCAAAGATATTTTGATCTTTCAGACCAGCGGCATATCAGAACAAGAAATGAGTGGTTTTTCAATAAGCGCAACACAATACCCCGTGATCTCGGTTAATGGCAGAAATGCCTATAGTAGACGAGTGTTTACACTATTTCATGAATTTTGTCATTTACTACTGAAAAATGGTGGAGTATGTGATTTAGTGGAATTCAGAAAAATGGGAACGGCAAATCAACAGATAGAGAGTTTTTGTAATCGATTTTCGGGTGCATTTCTGATGCCTGCTGCATCCTTGTCAAGCGAAAATATCGTCCAAATGCATGGTACATCCACGAAATGGAAAGACATTGAGTTACAGCAATTGGCCACTATGTACAGTGTAAGTCGTGAAGTAGTCCTACGTAGATTAGTAGAATTGCGGATGTCTACTATTGATTTTTATTTCGACAAACTTCAGGAATACAGTGAACAATACAAAAGAAAAGAATCGGGTGAAAGTGGTGGCTATCTTGATTATTTCAGAAGACCCATAATTAACTTTGGCAGAAATTATGTTGCTCTCGTCCTTGAAGCATATTATGAAAGGTTCATTACTGCAAGTTCATTATCGGATTACCTCGGGGTCCGATTGAAGCATTTGTCAGATATTGAGAATGAAATATGGAAATAACTGCCAAATATTGTTTTGACACAAGTGCATTTATAGAACCTTGGAATACATTTTATCCAATGGAACAATTCCCTTTGCTTTGGAGTAACATTGAGTCATTGATGTTGGAACAAGTGATTGTTTCACCTTTGGAAGTATATTTCGAAATTAATAAAAAGGACGATAGTCTATTCGAATGGATAAAAAACAAAAAGTCATTATTCCTTGATTTGAATAGTGAAATTGAAATATCGGTAAAATTGATAATGAGCAGGTTTCCGAAATTAGTCGATGAAAGGAAAAATAAATCTGTGGCAGATCCCTTTGTTATTGCGCTTGCTCATGTAACAGGGACAAAAGTCGTAACCTTTGAAAAAGGTGGTACAGATAGTAGACCCAAGATACCAAATGTCTGCAGAGATTTGGCAGTTGACTGTATTGGTTTTATCGACTTTATCCGCAATGAACAATGGGTATTTTAGCAATAAGATATCCTATTGGCATAATTCCAAATTACCACTTGCCATCCCGGATCAGCCGGTCGAGCACCTCGGCCACGAATTCCGGTTTGACCTTGCCGCCGGTGATATCGATCGCGCCCAGAAGTTTGCCATCGGCGCCGGTAATCTCGATATAGACATCCCTGACCGCGTCAGAATTGTGATAGACCGGTTTGACATAGTCGGTCGGACGGATTTCATGCGAATGCGGGTTTGACCGTTTGTCTTCACCGGGCGCTTCCTGTTGCTCCATGCGGTTCCATATAATCAACCGCTGATCATAGTTGGAGCCGACTGTGACCGTATACCGCTTTTGGGCCCCGGGTTTGATGAGAATAGTGCCCTCGGCGACCGGGCCGCCGGCTATCTGATGCCCCAGCGTTCCCAGTTCTTCACCAACTTGATCAAGATATTCGCGGTAGTACTGCTCGTTGGCCAGTTCGGAAGTGAATTCCTTTTTAAGCTGTGTAAAGGCAAAACTTGTGTCGGCGGAAAGTGTATCCATACCAAGATCAATCACCCACACTTGAACCTTGCCGGTCTCCGGCGCCATCATGGAATGCATGACTTTGGGGTTGCAGCCGCAGGCAATGACAAAAGCTAATCCCAGTATCAACATAGCACATGATTTGTTAAATATCCCGGTTCTGCCACGAATCATGACATACCCCTCATATCAAAATATTGATTGATCCCGCATTAGAATGCGCCTGATGATGCAATTGAATTGTTCAGTTTATCGGCGCCGGAATATGGCGCCGATAAAGATAATTAATCGATTACATAATTATGACCAACTTGCCGATCTGGCTGCCATATTCCGATTCGACCGACCAGTAATAGATCCCCGAGACAACCGCCTGCGTATTGCGCGTGATTAAATCCCAGCGCTCATGCATGGCGCGCGGCGAATCCTTGGGATAGTCATGCTCTATTTCGCGGATAATATCGCCGTCGATGCTGAAAATCCGGATGGTGCATTTATTCGGCAGGTTGGTAAAGTGTATCGACCGGGTTCGTTCCCCGATCAGCCCTTCCTGAGGGATCAGGGTGCCGCCAAAGACCGAATCGACATAGTCGCGCCCTTCGAAACCGTTACCGGCATAGTTTCCGTCGATCCGGTAAGGATTGGGATAGACGACGACATTGAGTTTCTGATTTTCAATGGCGCTGTTGTCGTTCAGGGCATACTCGGCGACATAGTTCTTGTGAGGCGGCGTTTCCAGCGAGGCCAGACCGCTGCTCGGCGAACCATAATCGAAAGCCGTGACCGCAACATAGTACAAACGTGATGGAAGCAGATACGTGATGCTGAATTCATATTCGAAATACCGGAACAGGCCCTCCTCCGTCAGTTCCTCGGGATAATGAACCCGGGCGGTGTCGAGGTTGAGGGTCGTCGGGTATGGTTCCTCGGGATAAACCTTGTGAATGCCGTTCGGATCAGTGAGATCATCGGCGTTCCAATCCTGCTTTGAGAAATAGAAAACGGAATCACCCCAGATAAAATGATTGTCGATATCATAGATATTGGGGTCGAGACCGTCACCATATAATATCTTGAGCGAATCAAGATAGTAGGGAGGATCCTTTAATTCCCAGACATTCCTCCGGCTGTTCCAGACATGTTTATTGTAATCCTCGACATCAAACGAGGCAATCACATAGAAATCGGAAGCTATCGGCGACAGCGACATATATACCCGGTATCCTTCGAAATCGATAATATTGCTGAAGACATCTTTTTCCGTCTCGGAGCGGAAGCCGTTCCACCGTATCCTCAATTCCCCCTGGTTGAACTCATTGACACTCGGATATACCATGCTTCTCACGGTATCTTTATTCTCATCGATTATCCACATTTCGGGCGCGGGAGGCGGCGCGGCGCCGCGGAAGTCGGGAACGCGGTCGCCCTCATAATAAATGGTGTCGGCATCAAGATATACCACTCTTGGCTCGATTACCAGCGGGTCGAGGCTGGTAGTGTCATAGACAATGGTGGAATCATAGGCGCAGATACGGTACTTGCCGCGGTATCCGTCTCCGTCGGTATCGACGCCCGGATTATCATAGATCCATGCCGCCCACATCGAGTTAATGCCCAGGTCACTGAAGTCCAATTGATTGTAAAACGGGTATGGATCATTGGCGTCGAATAGATTCATAAAGGCGTTGCAATTGGTGTGCAGATCCTCTCCTCCGATATAGGCAAAACTCATCGGGAGTACCTCGCCCGGGTCGATATCAAACGGCCCGCATGACAGCAAATAGCGGGTGTCGAAGCCATCGGCGAAATCATACGCCTGAGGTCCTCTCGGGAGCCAGCCGGCGGCGGTATTATCGACCGCGCTGAAAAGTTGATCATAGTCGAATTCGCCATGGCGCATGATATAATATTTATTCTTGTCGCCTTCGGGCGTGCCCAGGAAGCCGCCGAAATCTCGGAACGGATCATCAAGCGTGCCCGCTTTGCGGGGACCGAAATCCATCGGCGCGGCGCCGTTGGAAATCCACCAGTTGAAAGCATAATCGAGCGAATCGGACGGGGTGCGAATGACACGTATGCCGGTGACTGCGGTCACCGCGGCGGTCGAATAAGGGCAGGGCGAATCCATGTCGCGGCCGTCGTTGTCGGCAATATAGGCAATGTTGATGGTATCCAGGAAACCGCACCCCTGTGGGGAGGGGATATCGAGCTTGAAACCGCAGATGTCATCATCATATCCTTCACCGTTTTCAC
This is a stretch of genomic DNA from candidate division Zixibacteria bacterium HGW-Zixibacteria-1. It encodes these proteins:
- a CDS encoding DUF4411 domain-containing protein encodes the protein MEITAKYCFDTSAFIEPWNTFYPMEQFPLLWSNIESLMLEQVIVSPLEVYFEINKKDDSLFEWIKNKKSLFLDLNSEIEISVKLIMSRFPKLVDERKNKSVADPFVIALAHVTGTKVVTFEKGGTDSRPKIPNVCRDLAVDCIGFIDFIRNEQWVF